The stretch of DNA GTGCCCCATTTGCATGGAGTCCTTCACTGAGGAGCACCTGAGACCCAAGCTTTTACACTGTGGGCACACCATCTGCAAACAGTGCTTGGAGAAACTCCTAGCAAACAGCATTAATGGGATACGATGCCCCTTTTGCAGCAAAATCACGCGGATCACAAGCTTAGCTCAGCTGACTGACAATCTTACTGTGCTGAAGATCATAGACACCGCCGGACTGGGGGAGGTGGTGGGTCTGCTCATGTGTAAGGTCTGTGGGAGAAGGTTGCCAAGACACTTTTGCAAGAGCTGTAGCTTGGTTTTATGTGAGCCGTGCAAGGAGACATCACACGTGCCCCAAGGGCATAGAGTCATTGCTATCAAAGAGGCTGCTGAGGAGCGTAGGAGGGAATTTGGTACGAGGCTTGCCAGACTTCGGGAGCTCATGGATgatctgcagaaaagaaaagcatctctGGAGGGTGTTTCAAGAGACCTGCAGTCTAGATACAAAGCAGTTCTGCAAGATTACAGCAAAGAAGAGCGCAAAATCCAGGAAGAACTGGCCAGGTCACGCAAGTTCTTCACCACCTCTTTGTCTGAAGTGGAGAAGGTAAATAATCAGGTAATGGAGGAGCAAGCTTACCTGCTGAACTTAGCAGAAGTGCAGATAATGTCTCGCTGTGACTATTTCCTTGCCAAAATAAAGCAGGGAGATATAGCTCTCTTGGAGGAGGCAGCAGACGAGGAAGAACCAGAACTGACAAACAGTCTCCCAAGGGAGCTGACCCTTCAGGAAGTTGAACTCCTTAAGGTGAGCCACGTGGGACCACTGCAGATCGGGCAGGTGGTGAAGAAACCCCGGACCGTTAACATGGAGGAATCACTTATGGAAACTGCAGCATCCTCATCGGCATCATTTAGGGAGCCTGACTTGGTGCAAGAAGAGGCCAGCTGCACACCGAATTCCTCACCAGCCAAGCCAAGGATGCCTGAAGCAGCCACGAGCATCCAGCAGTGTCACTTCATCAAGAAGATGGGCTCCAAGGGCAGCCTGCCAGGGATGTTTAATCTTCCCGTCAGCCTGCACGTCACCCTGCAAGGTGAGGTACTTGTGGCAGACAGAGGCAATTTCCGAATCCAGGTTTTTACCCGCAAGGGCTTTCTGAAGGAGATTCGCCGGAGCCCTAGTGGAATCGATAGCTTTGTATTGAGTTTCCTTGGAGCAGACTTGCCCAATTTGACTCCCCTTTCTGTCACCATGAACTGCCATGGCCTGATAGGTGTGACTGACAGCTACGATAACTCTGTCAAGGTCTACACCATGGATGGCCATTGCGTGGCCTGTCACCGCAGCCAGCTAAGCAAGCCCTGGGGCATCGCTGCCCTGCCTTCTGGGCAGTTTGTAGTGACCGACGTGGAAGGGGGGAAACTCTGGTGTTTCACAGTTGACCGCGGCGTGGGGGTAGTCAAGTACAGTTGCTTATGTAGTGCAGTGCGCCCAAAGTTTGTCACCTGTGATGCTGAAGGGACAATATACTTTACTCAGGGGCTGGGGCTTAACTTGGAAAACCGGCAGTACGAACACCACTTAGAAGGAGGCTTTTCAATTGGCTCTGTTGGCCCAGATGGGCAGCTGGGACGCCAGATTAGCCACTTCTTCTCTGAGAATGAGGATTTCAGGTGCATTGCTGGGATGTGTGTTGATGCCAGGGGTGACCTCATTGTTGCCGACAGCAGCCGTAAAGAAATCCTGCATTTTCCTAAAGGGGGTGGCTATAATATCTTAATCCGGGAAGGACTCACCTGCCCAGTCGGTATCGCCATTACTCCCAaagggcagctgctggtgctggacTGTTGGGATCATTGCATTAAGATCTACAGTTACCATCTGAGAAGATATTCCACTCCTTAAAGGCATGTCTCTAAGCAAAACCTCTTTTGGCAGCAGAGATTCTTCCAGCCGCGTTGCAATCTGATGGGAACCGGCGTCAAGTATTCGGAAAGATTGTGCCATAACCGAACCGTCATGTTTTGTGTTTAGAAACAAAATAGATTATGTGGTGGTGGTCtgcttattctttttctttttttatataaaatccatacaataaaaaagaacaagcaTGAGGGAAAGGATCCATCCTGCTGGAGTACTTGTTTCCTGCTAAATGACTGGTCACTCCATAAAACCTGTCACCTCTGTGCATCACATCTCCTACACTTCCAGCTTCAACCACTGTATCTTTCTTTGTGCCATGAACGCTGACTTGACTGCTCTTGAGCTTCCCTTAGAGAACCAGAGAGGCAATCCTGTTCTTGCTGTGGTATTTGCAAGGAACTGGGTAGCAGTTGTCTGGGCAACTACTAGATAAAGCAGTTTCCCATTGCAGCACTGCATAAAACGAAATAGCCCTCTTCAGCTGCTCAGAGATGGAGCTTTACTTTCAGACTGATGAGGGAGggttttctctcttcatttttctgGTATTCAGGAGATCGCCCCTGTTGTGCCATTTGTGAACCATGTCTGTGCGATGTGAAGTGAGTACTGTGCAATCATGGGAGACTGAGCTGAGCCAGAAAACTGCCCTCTGATGGCAACAGGGTTTTTATTTCTACTAAGAGTTCTGCTAGGTAGAAGGGGCTAAAAAGAGAGGGggttggagggaaaaaaatgaggggAACCTATGGTTGATATTTACTGTTGTTTTACTATTAAATGTATCCTGGAAACTGTCTTTGGAAGGTAGGTCTGGTATAGAAAGGTTCGTGGGGAGGGGGTAAGGGCTGGGGAAATAAGACTGGGAGACTGTAGTAAATGAGGTTAGATGCAACATACTGTTTTGTTCACTTGCACTTCACTATTTTGCATTCCAGACCACTGCATTTAGGAATAGGTTTCCACTCATCTGCACTTAGTATGTGCAAGCTACTCGCTGCTGAgaaggagtgtgtgtgtgtgtttgtggtaCTCCTTcgtttttattttgttaatactTGGAAGCGTGTCCATTGGTgcattgctgtttttttcccttgcacagCAAAACACTACATTCCTTagatatgtttttttaatattttttttttttacggcACCAGCAGGCACCAGAGTTCATGTTCATCACGGCTTTGGGCCAAATGAAGCacaaaactgcagctgtgtGAACCAAGGCCCCCACAGTGCTACTCTCCTGGCTGATAAATGTGTTCCTCAGTGTGGTGCTGCTCGCCTAGAATAGTTTATTGAAGGAAAGATGCATTTAAATAGGGCACAGTGGTAGCATGTTAATCTGCCACAGATAATAGTTACACTGCAGTGCATTTATTTGTTGCTATCAACAATGTAGTTGCAAATTTGGGGGCACAACAGACCATATAAAAGCTGATTTTATGGTGGCTGCCATGCTAGAGCAAATTGTTTGCTACTTGTGCTACAACATGTATGCaacaggtgattttttttttaaactcctatATATTTTCCCCTAGTGAAACAGCAAAGTAAAACCGGCTTccgagctgctgctgctcccgcCAGTTGTTTGGCAGTTACAGGGTTTGCAAAAGAAGCGCTGGGAGCAGATTTTGGtgagattttggttttttcccctccctgttctGCTTATCCAAGGCACTGAAGAGGGTCAACACAACAAACACCAGCTGTGCGATGGAGGTGCCCCTCCATCAGGGCAACTTTCGGTTTCCCTTGTTATAATGTGCTGGAAAAAGCTTGCGGAGAAGGGAGCAGGAGCCAAGACACTAGCATGGTAGATGGTGCTGAGCGACCTCAAGGGAATGGAACCCCGCTTCCCTcctgagctgctctgtgtgtttgCCAAGGCTACCAACTTGCACGTAATTATTTACATTCTCTGCTTCTCTA from Falco biarmicus isolate bFalBia1 chromosome 9, bFalBia1.pri, whole genome shotgun sequence encodes:
- the TRIM32 gene encoding E3 ubiquitin-protein ligase TRIM32 isoform X3, which codes for MAAAPHLNSDALREVLECPICMESFTEEHLRPKLLHCGHTICKQCLEKLLANSINGIRCPFCSKITRITSLAQLTDNLTVLKIIDTAGLGEVVGLLMCKVCGRRLPRHFCKSCSLVLCEPCKETSHVPQGHRVIAIKEAAEERRREFGTRLARLRELMDDLQKRKASLEGVSRDLQSRYKAVLQDYSKEERKIQEELARSRKFFTTSLSEVEKVNNQVMEEQAYLLNLAEVQIMSRCDYFLAKIKQGDIALLEEAADEEEPELTNSLPRELTLQEVELLKVSHVGPLQIGQVVKKPRTVNMEESLMETAASSSASFREPDLVQEEASCTPNSSPAKPRMPEAATSIQQCHFIKKMGSKGSLPGMFNLPVSLHVTLQGEVLVADRGNFRIQVFTRKGFLKEIRRSPSGIDSFVLSFLGADLPNLTPLSVTMNCHGLIGVTDSYDNSVKVYTMDGHCVACHRSQLSKPWGIAALPSGQFVVTDVEGGKLWCFTVDRGVGVVKYSCLCSAVRPKFVTCDAEGTIYFTQGLGLNLENRQYEHHLEGGFSIGSVGPDGQLGRQISHFFSENEDFRCIAGMCVDARGDLIVADSSRKEILHFPKGGGYNILIREGLTCPVGIAITPKGQLLVLDCWDHCIKIYSYHLRRYSTP
- the TRIM32 gene encoding E3 ubiquitin-protein ligase TRIM32 isoform X2; translated protein: MEEPGLKLNSNQSGRRQNQNTRMRIGAPWNRCEYKTLHQLELPWKAMAAAPHLNSDALREVLECPICMESFTEEHLRPKLLHCGHTICKQCLEKLLANSINGIRCPFCSKITRITSLAQLTDNLTVLKIIDTAGLGEVVGLLMCKVCGRRLPRHFCKSCSLVLCEPCKETSHVPQGHRVIAIKEAAEERRREFGTRLARLRELMDDLQKRKASLEGVSRDLQSRYKAVLQDYSKEERKIQEELARSRKFFTTSLSEVEKVNNQVMEEQAYLLNLAEVQIMSRCDYFLAKIKQGDIALLEEAADEEEPELTNSLPRELTLQEVELLKVSHVGPLQIGQVVKKPRTVNMEESLMETAASSSASFREPDLVQEEASCTPNSSPAKPRMPEAATSIQQCHFIKKMGSKGSLPGMFNLPVSLHVTLQGEVLVADRGNFRIQVFTRKGFLKEIRRSPSGIDSFVLSFLGADLPNLTPLSVTMNCHGLIGVTDSYDNSVKVYTMDGHCVACHRSQLSKPWGIAALPSGQFVVTDVEGGKLWCFTVDRGVGVVKYSCLCSAVRPKFVTCDAEGTIYFTQGLGLNLENRQYEHHLEGGFSIGSVGPDGQLGRQISHFFSENEDFRCIAGMCVDARGDLIVADSSRKEILHFPKGGGYNILIREGLTCPVGIAITPKGQLLVLDCWDHCIKIYSYHLRRYSTP
- the TRIM32 gene encoding E3 ubiquitin-protein ligase TRIM32 isoform X1; translation: MEEPGLKLNSNQSGRRQNQNTRMRLTLRDCEKRRNYMQIGAPWNRCEYKTLHQLELPWKAMAAAPHLNSDALREVLECPICMESFTEEHLRPKLLHCGHTICKQCLEKLLANSINGIRCPFCSKITRITSLAQLTDNLTVLKIIDTAGLGEVVGLLMCKVCGRRLPRHFCKSCSLVLCEPCKETSHVPQGHRVIAIKEAAEERRREFGTRLARLRELMDDLQKRKASLEGVSRDLQSRYKAVLQDYSKEERKIQEELARSRKFFTTSLSEVEKVNNQVMEEQAYLLNLAEVQIMSRCDYFLAKIKQGDIALLEEAADEEEPELTNSLPRELTLQEVELLKVSHVGPLQIGQVVKKPRTVNMEESLMETAASSSASFREPDLVQEEASCTPNSSPAKPRMPEAATSIQQCHFIKKMGSKGSLPGMFNLPVSLHVTLQGEVLVADRGNFRIQVFTRKGFLKEIRRSPSGIDSFVLSFLGADLPNLTPLSVTMNCHGLIGVTDSYDNSVKVYTMDGHCVACHRSQLSKPWGIAALPSGQFVVTDVEGGKLWCFTVDRGVGVVKYSCLCSAVRPKFVTCDAEGTIYFTQGLGLNLENRQYEHHLEGGFSIGSVGPDGQLGRQISHFFSENEDFRCIAGMCVDARGDLIVADSSRKEILHFPKGGGYNILIREGLTCPVGIAITPKGQLLVLDCWDHCIKIYSYHLRRYSTP